The Blattabacterium cuenoti sequence TCCTGCAAAAGCCATGGCTAAAGAAAATGTTCCATATAATACAACAAATTTTAAGATATTATATCCTAAAGAAACAAAGATCTTTGCTACAAGAGTCCATGTGGAAAATAAGACCAGTAAAAAAACAAAAAAATGATGATTGATCCACTTTATAAAATGTTGGATCAATAAAGATAATCCTGTTAAATTATCCTCCAGTAAACCTTGCAAAGTACTATGTAGACCTCTTACAATCAAAAAATAAGTCATACTGCTCAATGAAATAGCAGCCCATATAACTCCGACATATTTTAATCTACTTTTATATTCAAAACTTAATAAAAATCGTATGAAATAATGAATGAAAGCACCGGAAAAAAAGGAAATTAGAATAGATAAAAAAATTCCTATACCAATGGTCAATGTTTTTTCTGCTTTAATATATTGACTTAAATGATGAAGTGGTTCATTACTTAATGGTGAAGCTATTTTTATCATGGCTATACTAAAAGCTCCACCTAATAAGCAAAAAACCATAGATACTGTAGTAGAAGTAGGTAATCCTAAAGTGTTAAAAACATCCAATAAAATAATATCGGATATCATAACAGCTAAAAAAATAAAGGTGAGATCGGAAAAATAAAAATAAGACGGATCAAAAACCCCTTTTCTTGCTACTTCCATCATTCCACTGGATAAAAAAGCTCCCAATAAAATGCCTAAACTAGCAAAAATCATAATGGTTTTACGAGAAGCCACTTTAGATCCAATAGCAGAATTGAGAAAATTGACTGCATCATTAATTAAACCTACAATAAGATCAAAAATAGATAAAACAAAAAGGATCACTATAATTGATGGATAAAAAAGTTTCATAATAAAGAGGTAAGTATTAATTTTACGACAAAAACAAAAGTATATTATTTTCGGGGTTTGTTTTTTTTTAGAAATTGAAAATAATTTATTCCTATTTTACAATTTTTTTAAAGATTCTTTGATAAGATTTTCTACAGTAGTAGATTCCGGATTTTTATCCAAGATATCCTCTAAAACTTTTTTAGATTCTTTAGGAGAAAAACCTAGTACGATCAAAGCACTTAAAGCTTCTTTTTTTATGAAAGAAGGGGAATGATCGAAAAAGTTAACGTTTTTTCCTTTTTTAGGAATAGTAGAAATTTTATCTTTCAGTTCTATGATAATTCTATGAGCAGTTTTTCTTCCAATTCCCTTCACATGATTGAATACTTCTATATCTTCTTTAGATATAGATTCTTCTATTTTATATGGTGTTAAGGAAGACAATATGGTTATAGCAGAACTTGGACCGATCCCATTTACGGATATCAAATGAGAAAATATTTTTCTTTCTATTTTATCAAAAAAACCATACAATATATGTTGATTATCCTTGATAAAAAGATAAGTATATATAAAAATTTCTTTTCCTTCTTCTTCCAATAAAGAAGAATAGGTATACGAAGATATATGAAGGGAATATCCGACTCCATTACAATCTATTATTAAATAAGATTGATTTTTTTCAATTAACTTTCCTCTTAAATGTGTGATCACCGTTTTATTAATACAAAAGATGAACCATTATTATTTTTTCCTAAAAAAAATTTGTATGGGGACTCCTCTAAAATCGAAGTGATCACGAATTTTATTTTCAATAAATCTTTTATAAGATTCTTTTATATAATGAGGAAAATTAGAGAAAAAAATAAACTTTGGTGTGGATGTCGGTAACTGAGTACAATATTTAATGGTAATCAATTTTTTTTGTACAGATGGAGGAGGATTTTTTTGAAAAATGGGTAACATAACTCTATTTAATAAATTCGTTTTTAATCTTTTTTTACGTATTTGGAAAATCTGATCAGCTATGGGGAGAATGTTATATATTCCATCTTTATTTTTTGCAGAGATAAAAAGGATGGGAACATTGTCAAATGGAGCAATCTTTTTTCGAATGAAAATTTCGAAATTCTTTTGTATAGAACAATTTTTTCCAGGATTCAATAAATCCCATTTGTTAATAAGAATGATTATTCCTTTCTGATTTTTTTCAACTAATCTAAAAATATTTCTATCCTGTGCCTCCCATCCACGAACCGCATCTACCATTAAAAGACAGATATCTGTATATTCAATGCTTCTTACTGTTCTCATAGTAGAATAAAATTCAAGACTTTCACTTATTTTTGATTTTTTTCTTACTCCAGGTGTATCCACTAAAATACATTTATATCCCCATTTTTTGCATAAAACATCGAGACTATCTCTCGTAGTACCAGAAACATTTGTGACAATATGATGGTTTTTTTCCAAAAAAGAGTTAATCAATGTAGATTTTCCAACATTTGGACGTCCTATCACCGAAAGACGGGGAATCACCTCTTTTTCCACTATTTCTTTTCTTCCTAAAGCTTTCAATAGTTCTATTAATCTATCCAGTAATTCGCCCGTACCACTTCCATTTATAGCGGATATGTAGTAATATTCCCTAAATCCTAAACGAAAAAAATCTGTATTATGATACATGTATTTTCCGTTATCTACTTTATTCACTACTAATAAAATCGATTTTTTATGTTTTCTAAGTAGTTGAGATATTTCTATATCTGTATCTAGTATCCCTATTTTTATATCCACTAAAAATAAAATGATATCTGCCTCTTTTATGGCTATTAAAATTTGTTTGGTAATTTCTGCATCCAGTAGATTGTTATGGGTTGGATTATAACCACCTGTATCTACCAAAGAAAAATGAACTCCATTCCATTCCGATTTTCCATAAATACGATCTCGTGTAACTCCACTTTTGACATGAACAATAGCTTTTCTTCGTCCTACAAGACGGTTGAATAAAGTAGATTTTCCAACATTTGGACGTCCCACTATAGATACGATGTAACTCATTGTAACTAATTATTTACAAATGTAGATTTTTTTCACTAGTTTCATTCATAGATTCTTAGTCAAAGTGTATATTACTGAAAAAAAAAATGCGTATAGATATTGTTAGCGTAGTTCCGGAAATTTTCAAGGGTCCTTTTTCAAGTTTTATTATTCAAAGAGCTATAAATAAAGGAATCATGGATATTCATATTCATGATTTACGAAAATATGGTTTAGGAAAGCGCAAAAAAGTAGACGACTATCCTTATGGAGGAGGAGGTGGAATGGTTTTTAGAATAGAACCTGTATATCAGTGTTTTGATAAATTATTATCAGAAAGAAATTATGATGAAAAAATTTTTATGACTCCTGATGGAATACTTTTTTCACAAAAATATGCGAATGCATTAACTTGTAAGAAAAATATTCTTATTCTGTGTGGTCGTTATAAAGGAATTGATCAGAGGATTAGAGATCACTTAATTTCCAAAGAAATATCTATTGGTCCTTATGTATTATCTGGAGGAGAATTACCTGCGGCTGTTGTAGTAGAATCCATAGCCAGATTATTACCTGGAGTCCTACATAATCCAGATTCCATGATCACGGATTCGTTTCAAATGGAAAAAATGGGATCCCCTCCTATTTACACTCGTCCAGAAATTTACAAAGGATGGGCCGTCCCAAAAATACTTTTATCTGGACATCATAAAAAAATAAAAGAATGGATTTTTCAAAAAAATATCCAAAAAAAATTGAATTCTTAAAGAATCGAATCACATTATGGATTTTTTCCATAAATTAACCGTTCAATAACTTGGTGGATGATCTCAAAATCAAATTTATTTATCAGTTTTTGCATCATTTCTCTAATTTCTTGATTACACAAATTACCTATACTTCCTTCATGAGAATAAGAAGAAATTTCTTTCTTAAAGGGTTTAAAACGTCCATGTTGAATATCCAAACCAACCTTTTGATAAGCTTCTCTAAAAGAATATCCTTTCTGTAGGACAAGTTGATTGACGACTTCTACACTGAATAAGTGTTGATACTTATCCTCTCGAAGAATGTCCTTTCTAACCACAATATGATTCAACATGTACCTAAATATAGAAAAACATTTTTTCAATTCATCAAAAACAGGTAAAAATCTTTCTTTAATTATTTGAAAATCTCTATGGTATCCGGAACACAAATTGGACACAATTAAAGAAATTTCATTAGGCAATGAAGATATTCTATTGCATTTAGCTCGTATGATTTCAAAAACATCTGGATTTTTCTTATGAGGCATAATACTAGATCCGGTAGTAAGAAAATCAGGAAAACTAATGAAATTGAAGTTTTGACTTAAATATAAGCAAATATCTTGGGCCATTTTACTCAAAGTACTGGCTAAAGAAGCAAGGGCTTCTGTTACTATTTTTTCCATTTTTCCACGTCCCATTTGAGCATATACAACATTATAATTTAAATTTTCAAATCCTAATAATTCCGTTGTCATTTTACGATTTAAAGGAAAAGAAGAACCGTAGCCAGCAGCGGAACCTAAAGGATTCTTGTTAGTAATCCGATAAGCTGTGTGAATTAATAACATATCATCTATTAAACTTTCCGCATATGCAGAAAACCAAAGTCCAAAAGAAGAAGGCATAGCAATTTGATAATGAGTATAACCAGGCATTAATATATTTTTATATTGTTCACTTAATTGTAATAATAAATCAAAAAAAGAATAGACTATTAATACAATTTCTTTGATTTCTGTACGAATAAAAAGTTTCAAATCTACCAATACTTGATCATTTCTGGATCTCCCACTGTGAATTTTCTTTCCAATTTCTCCTAAACGATCTGTTAACAAAAATTCTATTTGAGAATGAACATCCTCTATTCCCTCATCCATTTGAAAATTATTTGTTAATATTTCGTGTATATAAATGTGACGCAGTTCCTTAATTAAAATTTTTAAATCTTTTTGATTTAATAATCCAATACTTTCTAACATCATCACATGAGCGATGGTTCCAATGACATCATGTGGGGCTAAAAGTATATCTAATTTTGAATCTTTACCTGAAGTAAATTCTTCTATTTCTCTATTCCTATTATTATGAGGATGGATATCTTTATCTTTTTTCCAAATTTTCACGTGATAACATGTTTTAGATTTTTTCTATCTTTACTTTAATTTAAAGATCCTATAAAACTATTAAAACTATAAATTTTTATGAAAATAGGAAAAATTTCTAATAAAATTAGAATTGTTTATGTATGAGTAATAAAAATACAGATTATACAGCAGATAGCATCCAATCCCTAGAAGGGATTGAACATATAAGGCGTAGACCTTCTATGTATATTGGAGACGTGGGAATTAGAGGATTGCATCATTTAGTATATGAAGTGATCGATAATTCCGTAGATGAATCATTAGCAGGTTATTGTAATAAAATATGGGTGACCATTCACAAAAATGGATTTATTACAGTCATGGATAATGGTCGGGGGATCCCTATCGATATTCATAAAAAAGAAGGAAAGTCTGCTCTTGAAGTAGTCATGACTAAAATAGGAGCGGGTGGAAAATTTGACAAAAACTCCTATAAAATTTCTGGAGGATTGCATGGGGTAGGGATATCCTGTGTCAATGCCTTATCCAAAAGACTTATAGTGACAGTTTATCGTAACGGAAAAGTTTACCAACAAGAATATTTGAGAGGAACACCTCTTGATCGGGTACAATGTTTGGGAACAACGAATCTGCAAGGAACAAAAATTCATTATATAGCTGATAATTCTATTTTCAATTCGATCACATATCATTATGAAATATTATCCACACGTTTGAAAGAATTAGCTTTTCTAAATAAAGGATTGCACTTATTTTTAAAAGACGAAAGGAGTCACATAGAAGAAGACCCAAAACAAGAGTATTTTTTCTCTAAAAATGGATTAAAAGAATACCTCACTATTCTAGATAAGAATCAAGAACCCTTAACAAGGAACATGATTTTTATTGAAGGAGAAAAAGAAAATACCATTGTAGAAGTAGCAATGCAGTACAATACCTCTTTCAAAGAGAGAATTTATTCTTATGTGAATAATATCAATACTTCGGAAGGAGGGACTCATATTTCTGGATTTCGAAGAGCATTAACAAGAACATTTAAGAAATACACGGATGGACTTTTATCCAACAAAGATAATAAAAAAGACAAAGTAGATTTGACGGGAGATGATTTCCGAGAAGGTCTTACAGCTATTATATCTGTAAGGGTGATGGAACCTCAATTTGAAGGACAAACTAAAACAAAATTAAGCAATCACGAAGTAGGAGGAATTGTAGATAAAATTGTGGGGGAGATGTTAAACAGTTATCTAGAAGAAAACCCCAGTGATAGAAGAAAAATTATTGATAAAGTCATCTTATCGGCTAAAGCACGTCAAGCTGCTAAAAAAGCTCGTGAATTAATACAAAAAAAGAATCCCATATACAATAGCATTTTACCTGGAAAATTAGCGGATTGTTCTTTCAATAATCCAGAAAATTGTGAAATTTATTTGGTAGAAGGAGATTCTGCAGGAGGAACGGCTAAACAAGGTAGAGATCGTAGCTTTCAAGCTATCTTACCTTTACGAGGGAAGATCCTAAATGTAGAAAAGGCAATGCAACATAAAATATTTGAAAATGAAGAAATTAGGAATATATTTACATCGCTGGGGGTTTCTATTGGAACCGAAGAAGATCCAAAAAATTTAAATGTAAAAAAACTTAGATATAATAAAATTATTATTATGACAGATGCAGATATAGATGGAAGTCATATTTCCACTTTGATTTTAACATTGTTCTTTCGTTATATGAAACCATTAATAGAAAAGGGACACATCTATATTGCGACCCCTCCTCTTTATTTAATCCGAAAAGGAAATCATTCTCAATATGCTTGGAGTGATGAGGAAAGAGAAAACATTCTCCAAAGATTAGGAGGAAGAAAAAAGGTCAATGTACAACGTTATAAAGGATTAGGAGAAATGAATGCGGAACAACTTTGGGAAACTACTATGAATCCCAAAAAAAGGACCTTACGCAAGGTTCATATAGAAAACATTTCGGAAGCCGATAAAATATTTTCTATTCTTATGGGAGAGGAAGTCCCTCCACGTAGAAATTTCATAGAAAAAAATGCAATTTATGCAAAAATTGATGTTTAGTTTTAGTGTATTACATGCAAAAAAAGATAATTAATGAATTATATTCAATCAATCCTATTAGGGATTATTGAAGGTCTTACAGAATTTTTTCCTATTTCTTCTACAGGACATATGATCCTTGCAGCTTCCATTATGGGAATACTCGATAAAACAATCACGAAATTATTCCTGATATCTGTTCAATTTGGAGCGGTTTTTTCGATGGTTTTTTTATATCGAAAAAAATTTTTTTTTCAAAAAGCAGATTTTTATCTAAAAATTTTTCTGGCTAGTTTTCCTATAGGAATTTTTGGTTTTTTATTGAATAGCAGAACAAATTTATTCTTAGGAAATCCACTCATCGTCGCTTTTTTTCTTATTATAGGAGGAATAATTCTTTTGAAAGTGGAAAATGTTTATGGAAAAAATTTGGATAAAAGTAATCATATCAATTATTTTCAAGCTTTTATTATTGGATTATGCCAATGTATGGCTATAATTCCAGGAGTATCTAGAAGTGCGGCTACGATAGCTGCTTGTATGTTACAAAATATTCATAGAATCAAGGCTATTGAATTTTCTTTTTTTTTATCTGTTCCGGTTATTGTTATTGCCACATGTAAAAAATTATTTGACTATTATTTTCAATTAATTTATTTCAGTTTTCCATGTAATTTTCGTCTTATCATTCCCATAGGCAAAGAACTTTTACTACAAGAAATCCAGTTATTGATTATTGGAAATATAGTCGCTTTCATTACAGGAATTTTATCGATAAAATGTTTTATGGCTTATTTAAAAAGAAATAATTTTAAATTGTTTGGATATTATCGAATTATTTTTGGACTGTTATTCATTGTGATCCATTATGTTTTTCAACCGATTGGAAAGTTCAAGTTTTGAAAAATTTATCAGAATCCGCATTCGAAAAGGATCAGCTTTTATTAATAGATAAACCGTGGGGGTGGACTTCTTTTGAAGTTGTGAAAATAATCAGAAAAAAAATTAGGAGTTTTTTTGGAGAAAACTTAAAAATAGGACATGCGGGTACTCTAGATCCTCTTGCTACAGGACTTTTAATTGTTCTTATAGGGAGAAAATATACCAAAAAAGTGGATTATATTCAAAATTATAAAAAAACTTATACAGGAATTATCAAACTGGGTTGTATGACCCAATCTTTTGATTCAGAAACCGAAGAATATAATTTATCTTCCACTTCACATATCACCCATGAACTTGTTCAAGAAATATCTAAAAAATTTAATGGAGAAATAAATCAATATCCACCTGATTTTTCCGCCTTACGAATGAAAGGAAAACGATTATACGAATATGCTAGAAAAGGCAAAAAAATCAATCATATGAAACCTAGAAGAGTCAAAATTTATAAATTTCATATCTTAAAAATTGGAATCCCCTATATTCAATTTTTTGTAGAATGTGGGAAAGGAACTTATATTCGATCCATCGCCAAAGATTTTGGAATAGCGATAAAAAGCGGAGCATATCTTCTTTCTTTAAGAAGAGAAAGCATAGGTCCTTTTTCTATTAAGAATAGTTATTCTATGGATTTTGAACTTTCAAATTCAAAAAGGATGAATCTTACAGGTTAGTTATTTTTTTTTCTGACCAAACATGAAATTTTTGATGGGCTTCTTCATCACTAAATGCCCCCTTTTTAACTCCTTCTAATAAATGTTTTTTTAGTAACACTCCTTTTTTAGAAAAAATGGATCTTACTGTATCTGTTGGTTGTGCACCTTTCATTAACCACAATACAGACTTTTGTATTTTTAATACTGTTGAAGGAGGATCAGTATGAGGATTGTAAGTCCCTAGTTTTTCAATAAATTTACCATCTCTTGGAGCACGAGAATCAGCTACCACTATATGGTAAATAGGCCTATGTTTTTTCCCGATTCTTTTTAAACGTATTTTAACAGACATAATTAATTCATTTTTTTATAGAAAAAATTTTATATTACATAATTTAAGACAAAAATATCGTTTATTTTATCCTTAAAAAAAAAAACGATGATTTTGTTGCGCATAGAGTAAAGTTAGGATTGGAGGATCTCTTTAACATTGTAGGAATTTCAGGGATTCCATGAAGGACGGTGTCCTACACAATAGGTTTTTTTTCATCTAAAAATAGCTTTATGCATAATTGTTTTTGAAAAAAAATGGTATATATTTACATTTTTCATAGACCCGTTGTGTAACGGTAGCACAGCAGATTTTGGTTCTGTTAGTTGGGGTTCGAGTCCCTACGGGTCTGTTACCAGATAATCCTTTAGTAGAGATGTTGAATTTTACAAAATGAGTATTGGAATGAAAGTAAAAAAAGAAAAAATTTTACTAATAGCATTTTTAAGTGTTTTAGCATATGTTTTTATCCACTTATCAAAATCATTTTTTGGATTAGATAAAGGGATTCTTTGCATGTTGAGATGTTTCGTTATATCTCTATTCATATTTTATGCATTTCTGAAAAAGGACTTAACAACTTGGATTTTGTTATCCATCATCATAGGAATAGAAGTCGGATTAGATCAACCGAAGATTGCTATAGAACTAAGATTTTTATCTCAAATATTTTTGAGAATGATCAAAACGATTATAGCTCCAATATTATTTTCCACTTTAATAGTGGGTATAGCTAGTCACTCTAATATTAAACAATTAGGGAGTATGGGATGGAAATCTCTCCTGTATTTCGAAATAGTAACGACTTTAGCCTTGTTCATTGGTCTTATTGCCATTAATGTATCTCAAGCAGGAGTAGGAATTGTAATGCCTTCAGGAATGATGGAACAGCAATTACCGAAAGTAGAAAGTAGATCTTGGCAAGATACGATCCTTCATGTTTTTCCAGAAAATTTCATTAAATCTATTTATCATGGAGATGTATTACCTATTGTGGTATTTTCCGTTATTTTTGGTGTATCTATGGTTTTTTTGGATGAAAAAAAACGTAGTCCTCTATTACTATTTGCAGAGAGTCTTTCAGAGATCATGTTTAAATTTACTAAGATCATCATGTATTTTGCTCCTATAGGAGTAGGATCTGCTATCGCTTATACAGTAGGACATATGGGATTGGATATATTATATAATCTTTTTCAATTATTATTGACCCTTTATATTGCTTTGCTTATATTTTTAATAGTGGTTTTATTCCCTATTCTTTTGTGGATTAAAGTTCCTTTAAGAGGGTTTGTCAAAGCCTTAACGGAACCTGTATCCTTAGCGTTTGCTACTACAAGTTCCGAATCGGCCTTACCTCTTCTTATGGAAAATTTAGAAAAATTAGGTGTTCCTAGAAAAATTGTTGCTTTTGTGATTCCTACAGGTTATAGTTTTAATTTAGATGGAACAACTCTTTATTTATCTTTAGCTACTGTGTTTGTAGCACAAGCTTCTGGAATTCCTTTGAGTTTTAGTCAACAAATATTTATAGGTTTAACTTTAATTTTAACTAGTAAAGGTGTTGCTGGAGTACCCAGAGCGTCTTTAGTAATTCTTTTAGCTACTGTAGCGTCTTTTGGGTTACCTACTTGGCCAATATTAGCAATTATAGGAATAGATGAATTGATGGATATGGCTCGAACTACTGTAAACGTTATAGGAAATGGATTGGCAAGTTGTGTCATTGCTCGTTCAGAAGGAGAATTAGACGATAAAAAAATGTTAGATTATATAAAACGTGAGAACTAACGGTTAAGGAATTAAATCGTATTTTTTGAAGAAAAGTTGTTTTTTTTATAAAAAAAAAAATTCTCTAGTTACAAATGGAGTAGTTACGAAAAAAAGTCCTTCCAATATCGCTCTGATAAAATATTGGGGTAAGCATAAAAATAAAATTCAAATTCCGTCTAATTCGTCTATTAGTTATTCTCTAGGAAATATTTATACAGAGACACGATTAATTTATCATCTGAGAGAAAAAAAAAAGAGGTCTATAAGAATTTTCTTTTCTGGAAAAGAAAATACTAGTTTTCTTCCAAAAATTTTGGAATTTTTTCATAGGATTTCACTTTATTGTTCTTATTTACGAGATTTCAATTTTGTGATAGAAACCAAGAATACTTTTCCACACAGTAGTGGAATAGCTTCTTCTGCCTCCTCTATGAGTGCTTTAGCTTTATGTATCATGGAAATAGAAAAAAAATTAGTTGCTTCTTTAGAAGAAGATTTTTTTTTAAAAAAAGCATCTTTTTTAGCCAGATTGGGTTCTGGTAGCGCTTGTCGATCTATATATCCTGGACTTGTGGTTTGGGGGTTTCACAAATCCATAAAGGGAAGCAATAATCTTTATGCTATCCCTTATCCCTATAAAATACACCCTATTTTTACAAAGATGGGAGATACTATTTTAGTAATAGATGAATATCCTAAAAAAATTTTGAGTTCAAAAGGACATCAACTAATGATTCACCACCCTTATGCTAAAGAAAGATTTAAATGTGCTAATAAAAATATGGATAGACTAATATCCATATTAAAAATGGGGGATTTACAAGAATTTGGAAAATTAATAGAACATGAAGCTTTGACATTACATGCCATGATTATGACCTCTCATCCCTATTTCTTATGGATGAAACCGAATACACTTCACGTACTTTATAAAGTATGGGATTTTAGAAAACAAAGCAAAAAAAATATCTATTTTACACTAGATGCAGGAGCAAATGTTCACCTTTTATATCCTATTCAAGAAAAAGTCTCCATCATAAAATGGATATATAGTGATCTTTTCTCTTTTTGTAAAAAAATTATCGAAAGTTTTTGTCAATAAATGGATTGATTGTCTATCTTTGTTTTGTTCTGAACATAAATAAATGGTGGACGTAGCTCAGTTGGTTTAGAGCATCAGATTGTGGTTCTGAGGGTCGCCGGTTCGAATCCGGTCGTCCACCCATTCATTAATTTAATGTTTTTTTTATTCTTGTTAAAGCCTCTATAATTTTATTCTCTGTAGAAGCATAAGAAATGCGTAAACCATCCTTATCTCCGAAAGCACTTCCACTAACAGTAGCCACTTGAGCTTTTTCAAGTAAAAAGTCAGATAAATCGTCCGAATTTTGAATAATCCTTCCATCAAATTTTTTTCCAAAAAGATCTGAAACATTTGGAAAAACATAAAAAGCGCCATGTGGTTTACTTATCTGAAATCCATTAATCTCTTTTATCATTTCCAAAACTAAATCTCTTCTTTTTTTAAACTCGTTGATCATATATTCTATTTCCATGGGAGAAGCTTGTAATGCAGAAATTGCTGCACGTTGTGCGATAGAATTAGCACAAGAAGTTATTTGTCCCTGTATTTTATCACAAGACTTAGCAATCCATTTTGGAGCTCCAATATATCCAATTCTCCATCCAGTCATAGAGAAAGCTTTAGATAAACCATTTAAGGTGATGACTTGATTATGGATATCAGGAAAAATAGCAATACTGGTATGTTTTTCTTCGTAACAAATATGTTCATAAATCTCATCAGAAAGAATAATGATTTTCGGATATTTTTTGAAAATGTCTGCTAAACTTTTTAATTCTTCATAGGAATAAACACTTCCTGTAGGATTACAAGGGGTACTAAAAATAAATAATTTT is a genomic window containing:
- the trmD gene encoding tRNA (guanosine(37)-N1)-methyltransferase TrmD, with the protein product MRIDIVSVVPEIFKGPFSSFIIQRAINKGIMDIHIHDLRKYGLGKRKKVDDYPYGGGGGMVFRIEPVYQCFDKLLSERNYDEKIFMTPDGILFSQKYANALTCKKNILILCGRYKGIDQRIRDHLISKEISIGPYVLSGGELPAAVVVESIARLLPGVLHNPDSMITDSFQMEKMGSPPIYTRPEIYKGWAVPKILLSGHHKKIKEWIFQKNIQKKLNS
- the ruvA gene encoding Holliday junction branch migration protein RuvA, with translation MITHLRGKLIEKNQSYLIIDCNGVGYSLHISSYTYSSLLEEEGKEIFIYTYLFIKDNQHILYGFFDKIERKIFSHLISVNGIGPSSAITILSSLTPYKIEESISKEDIEVFNHVKGIGRKTAHRIIIELKDKISTIPKKGKNVNFFDHSPSFIKKEALSALIVLGFSPKESKKVLEDILDKNPESTTVENLIKESLKKL
- the der gene encoding ribosome biogenesis GTPase Der, which encodes MSYIVSIVGRPNVGKSTLFNRLVGRRKAIVHVKSGVTRDRIYGKSEWNGVHFSLVDTGGYNPTHNNLLDAEITKQILIAIKEADIILFLVDIKIGILDTDIEISQLLRKHKKSILLVVNKVDNGKYMYHNTDFFRLGFREYYYISAINGSGTGELLDRLIELLKALGRKEIVEKEVIPRLSVIGRPNVGKSTLINSFLEKNHHIVTNVSGTTRDSLDVLCKKWGYKCILVDTPGVRKKSKISESLEFYSTMRTVRSIEYTDICLLMVDAVRGWEAQDRNIFRLVEKNQKGIIILINKWDLLNPGKNCSIQKNFEIFIRKKIAPFDNVPILFISAKNKDGIYNILPIADQIFQIRKKRLKTNLLNRVMLPIFQKNPPPSVQKKLITIKYCTQLPTSTPKFIFFSNFPHYIKESYKRFIENKIRDHFDFRGVPIQIFFRKK
- the truB gene encoding tRNA pseudouridine(55) synthase TruB, whose amino-acid sequence is MKNLSESAFEKDQLLLIDKPWGWTSFEVVKIIRKKIRSFFGENLKIGHAGTLDPLATGLLIVLIGRKYTKKVDYIQNYKKTYTGIIKLGCMTQSFDSETEEYNLSSTSHITHELVQEISKKFNGEINQYPPDFSALRMKGKRLYEYARKGKKINHMKPRRVKIYKFHILKIGIPYIQFFVECGKGTYIRSIAKDFGIAIKSGAYLLSLRRESIGPFSIKNSYSMDFELSNSKRMNLTG
- a CDS encoding undecaprenyl-diphosphate phosphatase, encoding MNYIQSILLGIIEGLTEFFPISSTGHMILAASIMGILDKTITKLFLISVQFGAVFSMVFLYRKKFFFQKADFYLKIFLASFPIGIFGFLLNSRTNLFLGNPLIVAFFLIIGGIILLKVENVYGKNLDKSNHINYFQAFIIGLCQCMAIIPGVSRSAATIAACMLQNIHRIKAIEFSFFLSVPVIVIATCKKLFDYYFQLIYFSFPCNFRLIIPIGKELLLQEIQLLIIGNIVAFITGILSIKCFMAYLKRNNFKLFGYYRIIFGLLFIVIHYVFQPIGKFKF
- the gyrB gene encoding DNA topoisomerase (ATP-hydrolyzing) subunit B — its product is MSNKNTDYTADSIQSLEGIEHIRRRPSMYIGDVGIRGLHHLVYEVIDNSVDESLAGYCNKIWVTIHKNGFITVMDNGRGIPIDIHKKEGKSALEVVMTKIGAGGKFDKNSYKISGGLHGVGISCVNALSKRLIVTVYRNGKVYQQEYLRGTPLDRVQCLGTTNLQGTKIHYIADNSIFNSITYHYEILSTRLKELAFLNKGLHLFLKDERSHIEEDPKQEYFFSKNGLKEYLTILDKNQEPLTRNMIFIEGEKENTIVEVAMQYNTSFKERIYSYVNNINTSEGGTHISGFRRALTRTFKKYTDGLLSNKDNKKDKVDLTGDDFREGLTAIISVRVMEPQFEGQTKTKLSNHEVGGIVDKIVGEMLNSYLEENPSDRRKIIDKVILSAKARQAAKKARELIQKKNPIYNSILPGKLADCSFNNPENCEIYLVEGDSAGGTAKQGRDRSFQAILPLRGKILNVEKAMQHKIFENEEIRNIFTSLGVSIGTEEDPKNLNVKKLRYNKIIIMTDADIDGSHISTLILTLFFRYMKPLIEKGHIYIATPPLYLIRKGNHSQYAWSDEERENILQRLGGRKKVNVQRYKGLGEMNAEQLWETTMNPKKRTLRKVHIENISEADKIFSILMGEEVPPRRNFIEKNAIYAKIDV
- the argH gene encoding argininosuccinate lyase; amino-acid sequence: MKIWKKDKDIHPHNNRNREIEEFTSGKDSKLDILLAPHDVIGTIAHVMMLESIGLLNQKDLKILIKELRHIYIHEILTNNFQMDEGIEDVHSQIEFLLTDRLGEIGKKIHSGRSRNDQVLVDLKLFIRTEIKEIVLIVYSFFDLLLQLSEQYKNILMPGYTHYQIAMPSSFGLWFSAYAESLIDDMLLIHTAYRITNKNPLGSAAGYGSSFPLNRKMTTELLGFENLNYNVVYAQMGRGKMEKIVTEALASLASTLSKMAQDICLYLSQNFNFISFPDFLTTGSSIMPHKKNPDVFEIIRAKCNRISSLPNEISLIVSNLCSGYHRDFQIIKERFLPVFDELKKCFSIFRYMLNHIVVRKDILREDKYQHLFSVEVVNQLVLQKGYSFREAYQKVGLDIQHGRFKPFKKEISSYSHEGSIGNLCNQEIREMMQKLINKFDFEIIHQVIERLIYGKNP
- the rpsP gene encoding 30S ribosomal protein S16 codes for the protein MSVKIRLKRIGKKHRPIYHIVVADSRAPRDGKFIEKLGTYNPHTDPPSTVLKIQKSVLWLMKGAQPTDTVRSIFSKKGVLLKKHLLEGVKKGAFSDEEAHQKFHVWSEKKITNL